TTTTTGGAAGTGTAACCTGATCGTCCTCCTCTTGGGCAAATGTCGTTCTTGTTAACAGTTTTTCTGTGGTCTCCCTTTCATTCCAAATTAGATCTTTTTACTTCCATCCTTTCGGACTTGCTTTAAATGTTGCCCACACTGCAGATCTCCATGAAATGGAGAAATCAGATGTCCAtgaaatatcacacacacacacattgctaaTGAGCAGTGCTGTAAGGTTTTGCCTTGTTTGTCCTCATGTCTTCTCCTTGTCTGATGTTTGTAGGCAGCAGGAGACTCCTCCACCTCAGCCAAAGCCCGCTGCTCCTCAAGGAGCAGACGTCCCCCTGGGCAGCAGCCGCTCCTGGGCCAGCAGCAAGCCGCCTGGACCTGTTGACGGTCAGTCCCGGactacacacactcgcacgatGCTCCTTCTCAGTCTTTGCGCCTTTCGGTTTGGTAGTTTGGTTTGTAGAAAAGGTCCTTGTAACATTCGGTTTGCTCACCTACTTCTCTTTCTTAATTCTGAGGTCTTATGTTTGTGTATTAAGAATCGAGGTATGTTGGCTCACGAAGCCTGACTAGGTCTTCATGAGGTTTAATCTCCTGTGAGGTCGTTGTTCGAGAGAGTCAAATGTGCTCTCCATGTCTGACTGTCGACGGAAATGAAGTCTCCTTCATTTAAGTGCAAATGTGACATTCTCTCTGTTCAAACAGGAGCCCCACGGATAAGCAGCCAGTTCCACCAGGAGTTTCCCAGTCTGCAGGCCTCGGGGGAGGCAGAGAAATCAGGAGAGCAGGAGGACGAGCCGTATGGACCGGGCCCCAGCCTCAGACCTCAGAGTGCGAAGAGTAGCCCTCTTACACCAGCCAACCAGAGCTGATcaatatgaagggattaaaaaaCCTGAAGCTTCCATAACAATGTTctattccccctctctctcccttccttccTTCTGAAGATGTGGGCAGCTGGCGAGAAGGTGGGGGTCGAAACCTGAACGTGCCTCCCAGTCCCGCGGAGATGGACAACAAGGCCCCAGAGGAGGGCGGGGCGGGTCGAGGCACTCCCTCCCCCACGGCCGACTCTGAGGAGACGGGGAAGCCGTCTGCTGGGGACGGCAGGGAGAAGAAGGAGGTCAGACCGGGGCCTCCTGCTCCCGCCCCCCAGCACAAACTCAACGGCGGACAGCAGCCTGTGGGGGGCGTGCCTTCCCAGTTCCACGCCCAGTTCAGGGGCATGATGCCACCTTATGTAAGTGATTCAGCAAAGAAAATAAGTTTTATGGGATGTTCCAGGTTGTCATGTGTGGAACTGCTAATTATGAGCTTATTGTGGCTAAGTGACTCAatcatgaattaatgtatggtGATGGGGTTTATTTTAAATAACCCTATTTGCCCCTTGCAACAAATTTCCCCAATTTGAAGTGATTTTCCAGGTCTAGTAGTATCAGAGAGGAAACAAGTAGATCTTTAACCCTCTGATCAATCCCTGCACTGATTCGCTCTTCAATATGATCAAATGTTGATATGTACGACCCAAAGTGTCTGTGACTCCTGCAGTGAGAGAAGGTTGCTGATGTAATTCAGGGAGTGAAGGTTGAGGTGGTAGAAGCATGAGGGAGCTAGAAGAatcaaataaaaatgttggAGACTCACTGCATGTCCACATGAGCCCAGTGATGAAGACCAAATACTGGCAGGTGCATGAGGGACTCTAGTGTGCCTCCTGTCACTGTCTGGGTTGTTTGTTCTCACTTCCTCTCTGCTCATAAAACTGTACAAATAAGACCTGTGAGATGTAGCACATCCTACTCCACTTTGATTTTGCCACAAAATGAGTTCCTTAGACTGCAGGAGATTTGTGATTTAGTCGATACTCCAAGGCTGTGCTGTCATTCTCTTGTAGTTCTGTGAAATGTGTTGCATGTGATATCACTTCTTTGACTGATGGCCTTCTACGTGTACTCTTACGAAAGAAAGACGGTGTTCTGTGGAttgtgatgagagagagagagagatgcttttGTTTTAAAGTGTGTTGGGATTTTACGTTTGGTGGTGTGTGCCTGGCCTAAGGTGTGCTGGAGTTTACTTAATTTAATCAGCAGTTTCTGTTCTTCCTTAACTTTAATGTTGACCTTTTGAATAAATCCACACAGGCTTCTGATTTTCATAAATTTCTGTGTAATATTAGCTACTATTTCCTCACTGTTCATTTTGAATGGTGCAGTTGTTCGGTGATGTTAAATATTTGTTGAAAATTAACAAAACCCTGAATCTTCCTGATCTAGATGTTCCATGCATACCCACGTATGGCATTTGCACCTGTACAAGGCAATTTCCGATATCCTGGCCAGCAAGATGGCTCAAAGTGAGTATGCAGGCCTCTAATGGCACAAGTTAAGGTCAATGGTTTGTGATGAAATTGATTCACCATGTTCATCAAACATGAGCTATTGTGTCTAGCTGCATGTTCGTCATGCAACCCAAAGATGCATGTGTTGTTTAAATTAACAATGTAGTCTTTGGTCATTTCATTGTTAAGCTTTTATACCTGGAAAAATGTTTTGAGAAACCAATGATATACTTCCAGATACATCATCCCTCTCACCTaatctcctgtctctctctctccgttctCAGGGGTCCGCGGCCGGGTGGCCGGCCTGCCCAGCCTCCCCCTCAGGCCTGGATGCAGGACCCGGACCGCCCCTCCATCGTAAGCGCCTCCGAGCTCAAGGAACTTGACAATCTGGACACGGACGCCGACGAGGGTTGGGCTGGTGGGTCTCACACTTTTCAACCTCATTGTGAAATCGGGTGGATTGGGAGTTTTGTAACCTTGTGGTTCTGCCGTGCGGTGAGTTTGTGCAGGTCTTCAGTCCTGTTGGTGGTTCTGGCCATGACGTTTCGTTGTTCTCTTATCAGGCGCTCAGATGGAAGTTGACTACACGGAGAAGCTGAACTTCAGCGACGACGAGGAGAATCACACAGCcaaggagaaaggagagaactGGTGAGTGTGGCATTTGATTAGGTCACTAATAAATCGGTCATTTTAATCAAGAGGCTTTCTTTTTATAGCCTCGGATGTTTGAGTTACTCCTGTCAGGCGGCAAACACATGCATGTCCGTCCCAACCACTGCTTTGCACTGGAAGACTGGAACACTGCGAaatacacaggcctaatatttACAGTCTCTGTGTTGCCTCCAGGGAATGGATGAGTAAGGTAGACCGCATGCGAGCGCGCACCACCGACACCAAGGAGGCCTGGAAGgaggcaggagaggagaggggcgaGGCCAAGAATACGTGGGCAGATGGCCGAGACCCTAGAGCGCCCTCTCCAGGTAGCATGACACAGTACAAGACTGGACCAGCCCAAGACTACCAGGTAAGGAAAGCACCTGTTTTTTCTTCATGTGGGACATGGTGAACGAAGAGTTGCTTAATCTCGTTGAGTCGACCATGTTGAAATGGTCAGGAAGAGCAGCACATCTCCTCCGACGCTGCGCTAGATCACCAACACGTAGGCCGGGGGTTTTTGAGAGATTTTGCAGCATCTAGACAGTAGTCTGCTCACTTGTGCGGGCCTCTAACTGCCCTACACACACTAAATATTACCAGGACTGTATTACATAATGTATTACTGTGATGCTGAGTCAAACTCTGGCATAGGGCTAAAGTACAAAGGTTACCTCAGGATCTTCTAAAAGAAAAACTGGCACAAACAAGTTCCAGAATAACTGCAGTGTTTCTCACATCTTGTGCAGGATATTTTAGTCACAAGGTGCGAATaaacaagtgtttgtgtgtgactgatACTAATGTAAATTTCATAAACAAAGGTATACAGTATAAAATTCTTCATGCTATTACAGTATGCATGGTTTAAGTGTGGAGATGTGCGTGTATGCATGGAGCCTTGACTGCACTGTACTGAATGTGAGATTATGACTCTGCGTTGGTCGTTTAGGGGGGGCGGGTCGCTGAGTTTGTTCCGCGGGGTCATGGCTGTTCTGTTCCGTCGTTCCTCCAGGGTCAGGCAGTCGGTCGTCCCGTCAGCGTGGTGGTCCGCGTGGCGAAGCCTCCCTCCGTGCCCCCCGCGGCGGGCGAGGACGAGGCGGAGGCCTGGCGGCAGAAACGCAAGAAGCAGTCGGAGCTGTCGGAGGCGGTGGAGCGTGCGCGGCGTCggcgtgaggaagaggagcggcGCATGGAGGAGCAACGTCTGGCCGCCTGCGCCGAGAAACTCAAACGCCTCAACGAGAAGCTGCGGCCCGCCGCCGAGACGGCCCCGCCCCCCGTGCCCGCCCACCAGGCGGAGGAGGCGGAGGCGGTACCCAATCCGCCCCCCGCCGCcgaagccccgcccacacaggCGCCTCCCGCACCGCTCCCCCTCCCGCCCGTGCCCGCGCCTTCCCCCCACGGTAGGCCCGAGCCGAGCGCGGAGGAGGAGTCACAGTTTGTCCCAAGGCAGCCGAGCCCTCCCGCCCACAGGACGGCACCAGAACTGCAGGCGccggaggtggaggttgtggtgaCCCAGGAGCTGCCGGTGGAGAGGCCGTCAGTGAGGGACTACTTCACAGCAGACGAGTGCAGAGGTAGGAAGGAGCGGCCATCCCTGTCCTTAGGGATGAGGTTAGCGTCACTTTGGACCACAAACCTCATTAAACTCATTCAGATGACTATGAGATTTGTTTTATATCAGAACGATAATAAACTTTAAAGTATTTTATTGCACCGTTCAAAAGCATCCTCATTTTGAAATCTCAGAATTGCCCAGGCCAGCTTAAGAGATGCATTTAATATCTTGTGTATTGCATCTAGTTCACATCTAAGGGGTGAGTCTGTTTCCTCTTGCAGTGGAGGAGCCTCAGTTGAGTGTCCCGCGACTGGATCACTCCGTCAGCGAGGACACCACCCACCCGCAGCTGGACAACGAGGGTGACGGCGGGTCCACCACCCGCCCCTCCCTCACCTCGGGATACTCCAAGCAGTTCCAGAAATCTCTGCCGCCGCGCTTTCTCAGGCAGCAGGTAGGACCCTCCGACGCTGACTGGTTCCCTCCAGGAACCGTTGTCTTGGTTTGAGAGCTTGGGAAAAGTGTAGTCTTAAGACACATCTGTAGGGGCTAATTAACGGATGTGTATGGAGCTTTGGGGCTTGGAGAATGCATTTGCCCATATAAACGAATGGGCATCACACAGAGGGAGAACTTTGACCATCTTAGGGTATTTGTGGAATTTAGCTGAGCACTTGGTGACCTTAAGACCGAATGCATTTTAACTTGGTAGTGGTCGGGCTTGAACCAGCAACCTTCTGATTACTAGGCAACTACCTTGACTGCTGAGCTAACCaatgtctgttctcctctcaggAGCAGCTGAAACAGCAGCAATGGCAACAGCAGCAGGGCAGCGGGGGTTCTGTGTCGCCCTCGGGCAGCTCTGTCCCGCCCCAGCACCGCTCCATCTACCAACCCCTGGGTCCCCACCACCAGCACCTTGCCTCTATGGGCTTCGACCCACGCTGGCTGATGATGCAGTCCTACATGGATCCGCGCATGATGTCCGGACGCCCCCCCATGGATATGCCTCCCATGCACCCTGGTAAGCGCCACCTTCAGGGGTGTGGTTGAGGGTGGCAGGGGGTTGTGAACTTCTCAGGGGGCAACAGTGTTCCTTTCACTctcctatttttttttttttgtacatgcTCCCTCGTAAGtgtttttataatatatttttaccTGTTGCTGTTTATCCTGTTTCCTGTGCTTGAGCATATTTGGGCATTTCATGTTTAAACAGATGTGGGtaaagaacaaacaaaaatgttttgAGCTTTCAACCGATGCATAATAGATTTGTGAGTTGCAGTAGTATAATTACTATTATACTACTTATACTTATAATTATAGTAGTATAATTACTATACAAGACCCATTTCTTATGTCATGACTGTGTTTGTTCGCATTAGCAGGGAGGATGCCTCCCAAACAGTTGGTGCGCAGAGAGCCCACAGACAACAGCAGCTCTGGTTCTGACTCCTTTGACCACCTGACCCGACCCATCAGAGAGCATGGCATTCCCAGCGAGCCGAGGATGGTGTGGGGTTCCGATCCTTACCCACAGACCGAGCCCTCACCGTCTGCCACTCCCCCTAAAGGTCGGGAGGACTGCAAAGAGCCGAGGTGGGTTTCAGTGTTTTAACCAAAGAACTGGGCCCATGCAGGAGTTTTGTTTTGTGGTGGTCTTGAAACTCAGAACTTGTAGAGCAGTAATGAGTGCTTTTTTTTCTGTGGTAGTGGTATAGCTTGATGCCTGGTGCCCAGCGTGTTTCAGATTCTGGTTTAAACACCACTGCCTCCATGTGGTGGACATGCTCAGCAGAGCATAAAGTGGTTAATTTCAAGGCAAATGTTTGATTTTATCCATTTTGTGGTTAGACTTGATGCAGGTCTAGAGTTGGAGAGAGGCCTGTCAGCGGTGTACCCTCAGGAGCACGGCACGCTGGAGCCTAGGTCGAAGAGCGAGTTCTTCAGAGACTCGTCCGAGCCCCTCTCTGCTTTCCCCCACGTCTCGGAAGATGCATCGGGCGTCCTGCAGACGGACCGCGCCCCCGTCATCTCGTCCTTTGAACCTGAGCCAGCCACGCTGTCCGGCGGAGAAGAGGTGGAGCCCCTCGGCCAGGCCGTCCTGAAGAGAACCATCTCTCAAGGTTCGAGCCACTCTCTCAAACTGGAAGAGCCCAGGTTTGAAGGCGTCTCTATAGCTCAGAAGACTGTTGAACTTGGCGACACGACGGAGAGGCAGGAGGATGCGCCCAGGAAGGAGTCTTTCAGCCAAGGGCCTGTGATCAGCAACCAcaccacagcgccccctgcagccgacaacacacacaaagcggACAAGCTACTGCAGCCTCCAGCCGGAAAACAGAAAGGCGAACCGCGCTGGGGTTCTCGTGGGTCAGGAGGCCGCAGAGACGGGCCTGGGGCAGAGAGGCCCTTGAGGAGGTCCGGGCCCATAAAGAAGCCCGTTCTTCGTGACATGAAGGAGGAGCGGGAGCAGAGGCGAGAAAAGGAGGAACGTCACGAGCGTGGCGATCGTTCCAAAAAGGAGGGGCCCACCCACAAAGTCCCGCCTACCGCAGCCGCCGCGGTGTTGGAGGGTCAGAAGCTGTCTGGTGAGGGGCAGAAAGAGGGCGTGGCTGAGCCAGAGGAGGGGGCGGAGACCGGAAGTGTCAAATCGAGAGAGCCGCAAACAACTGCTGGGTCAGCCTCCGCCAGCGGCCAAGAGGAAAAGGCAGGTAAGGCTCCATCAAACGAGAAGCGGCCTGAACCTAAATTGCCATCCCGGAAAGAATCTGGCCTGCCATCGAGGCCTTATAGACGAGACGACAGGGaccgggagagggagagggagcgagaCCGCGACAGGGACCGGGACCGTGACAGGGAGCGGGACCGCGACAGGGAGCGcatgcctgagagagagagtgactggCCAGTGGATGCTAACTTCAAGGGTCGTGGCCGAGGAGAGTACTACTCACGAGGGCGCAGTTACCGAGGCACCTACAGTGGGCGGGGCCGAGGAGGGCGTGGGCGGAGCCGGGCGGAGTACCCGTACCGAGAGCCTCGTTCGCGTACCGACCTGCTGAGCGGTGGCGGTGCGGCGGGCTTCCGCTGCCGCGAGGAAAGCGAAACACGCAGCGAGAGCTCCGATTTCGAGGTGCTGCCCAAGCGGAGGCGGAAGAGGGGCTCCGACACGGACTCGGAGAGTGAGGGCAGGGAGTCGGCCAGCGACACGGGAGCGTCGGACCGCGAGCCCAGCACCAAGCCCAGCAGAGCCCTGCCCCGCCGTGACCCGCATGAACCTCGCTCTGCAGGCAAAGGCTCGACTGGTTTTGGCCCCGCGCACGTGCAGGACAGGTCCGGGCCccggggggaggaggagggccgGCCCAAACCAGGATTCTTGCCAAAGGGTGAGCCCACGCGACGCGGTAGGGGAGGGGTGTACAACAGGAGAGGCGGAGGCAGAGAGCGGCCCGCCCCCAGGTCCGCCCCACTTCGACGGGCCCCGCCACGCGAGAGCCTCTCTTGGCCTTCCAAACCCATGGAGACCTTCCGGCTGGAAGAAGCCGAAGGGTCTCGGCCGGACGACCAATTCCTGGACCCGCGGCTGCCTAAGTACGAGAGCAAGAAGTTAAGAGAAGGAGGTGCGGGTGCCAGGGAGAGGCAGAGAAGACCCAGGCCGGCACGGCCGCCCAGGCAGGACAAACCTCCACGTTTCAGGCGGCTGAAGGAGCGGGAAGCGGCGGTCGTAGCAGGTGACGCAACAGGCGTCGTGGCAACGCCTTCTGCCCCAGCGCCCACAGCCATTTCCCCCGCACTGTCCAAGGCTCCGGGAACACCCGTCACGCTACCCGAAGGCACCGTCGTCAGTTCCACCCCCATCGCCTCGCCGCCGGCATCgacaggccccgcccctcccgaGCTCCCCGCCCAGGAGGCGGCGCTTCCGGACACGGGAGCCTCCACGATGGTCGCCGCCGGCAGCAAGTCGCCCGACCTGTCCAACCAGAACTCGTCGGACCAAGCCAACGAGGAGTGGGAGACGGCCTCCGAGAGCAGCGACTTCAACGAGCgccgggagagggaggagaagaaagaCGCGCTGGAGGCGGCGGCCATCGctgcctcctccccctcttccccGCCCCCCCAGCCCACCACTGGACAGAGCAGGCCTCCCGGTGAGGGCGGGGCCGGCCCGAAACGCGAGACCATCCCCACGTCCAAGAGGAGCTTCTCCAGCCAAAGACCCGTGGACCGACAGAACCGCAGGGGCAACAGCGGAGCCAAAGCCGGCCGAGGGTACGCGGGGGGCAAGAGCGAACGCCGAGGAGGGTCCGGAACGAAGGGCGGACGCAGAGGGTGAGTTTTGGCTGTTGTCTTAATTTTGTCACACACCTCTGGCTTATGTGCCTTGTTTCTCCTGCACTGAGTAAGTATTATAGCTGGAGAACCAGTTTTGGTAGTGTGTTCTGTTAATGgaccacagtttttttttttatggaccGCCTTTCTTAGAATAGCTGTCCAAATATAGACCTATGCCAATTATATCTTTAGCCTACCTTTAGCCTATCTTTAGCCTCTTTTGTGCTCAGTCACCGTCTCTCACGTGTTTATTCACTCACTATTTCCTCTGTTTTGATCCTCTCTTCGGTTTCTCTCAGTGATGAAAGAAGTGGAGTTAACCTGGGTAGCATTGGGGGTTTCCTGCTTAGACTGTTCATGCATTTGTAAAAGTAGTGCAATTCTGGAAGGTtccttaaaataataataaaaagggcCATCTTAATATTGCTTCTCATCTTCATTTGGTTGTGGAAGCCCTGCAGCTGCTCATATCACTCAGCTCTGGCCGTCCAGCCTCTCTTACTTGGTTAAACTGTTTCTTTTCGGCGTCTCTGTACTGAGAttatgtctctgtctctgtagtGCTGTCGCTCAGACTACAGATGCTACACAGGGAGGACCAGGGCAGAAGGGCAGTAAGGAGCCAGCAGCCGGTCGCCGTAAAGAGGAGGCCAAGCAAGCTCTGAAGAAACCCAAGGAGAAGGAGAACGCTCTGTCTCAGTTCGACCTCAACAACTACGCTAGTGAGTGACCCACCGTCTCTGAGCTCTGCTTCTTGAGTTCACTGCTGTAAAGTCTGTGGGTTCACGGGAGCTCACTCTGTCCCTCTCGGGTGCCTTCAGGTGTAGTGATCATCGACGACCACCCGGAGGTCACGACACTGGAAGACCCGCAGTCCAGCACCAACGACGATGGCTTCACGGAGGTAGTGTCCCGTAAGCAGCAGAAACGGCTGCAGGacgaggagagga
The window above is part of the Brachyhypopomus gauderio isolate BG-103 chromosome 9, BGAUD_0.2, whole genome shotgun sequence genome. Proteins encoded here:
- the prrc2c gene encoding protein PRRC2C isoform X1, which produces MSEKSGQSTKAKDGKTKYATLSLFNTYKGKSLETQKAAVTARHGLQSLGKVAASRRMPPPANLPSLKAENKGNDPNVSIVPKDGSGWASKQDQPGDERQQETPPPQPKPAAPQGADVPLGSSRSWASSKPPGPVDGAPRISSQFHQEFPSLQASGEAEKSGEQEDEPYGPGPSLRPQNVGSWREGGGRNLNVPPSPAEMDNKAPEEGGAGRGTPSPTADSEETGKPSAGDGREKKEVRPGPPAPAPQHKLNGGQQPVGGVPSQFHAQFRGMMPPYMFHAYPRMAFAPVQGNFRYPGQQDGSKGPRPGGRPAQPPPQAWMQDPDRPSIVSASELKELDNLDTDADEGWAGAQMEVDYTEKLNFSDDEENHTAKEKGENWEWMSKVDRMRARTTDTKEAWKEAGEERGEAKNTWADGRDPRAPSPGSMTQYKTGPAQDYQGQAVGRPVSVVVRVAKPPSVPPAAGEDEAEAWRQKRKKQSELSEAVERARRRREEEERRMEEQRLAACAEKLKRLNEKLRPAAETAPPPVPAHQAEEAEAVPNPPPAAEAPPTQAPPAPLPLPPVPAPSPHGRPEPSAEEESQFVPRQPSPPAHRTAPELQAPEVEVVVTQELPVERPSVRDYFTADECRVEEPQLSVPRLDHSVSEDTTHPQLDNEGDGGSTTRPSLTSGYSKQFQKSLPPRFLRQQEQLKQQQWQQQQGSGGSVSPSGSSVPPQHRSIYQPLGPHHQHLASMGFDPRWLMMQSYMDPRMMSGRPPMDMPPMHPAGRMPPKQLVRREPTDNSSSGSDSFDHLTRPIREHGIPSEPRMVWGSDPYPQTEPSPSATPPKGREDCKEPRLDAGLELERGLSAVYPQEHGTLEPRSKSEFFRDSSEPLSAFPHVSEDASGVLQTDRAPVISSFEPEPATLSGGEEVEPLGQAVLKRTISQGSSHSLKLEEPRFEGVSIAQKTVELGDTTERQEDAPRKESFSQGPVISNHTTAPPAADNTHKADKLLQPPAGKQKGEPRWGSRGSGGRRDGPGAERPLRRSGPIKKPVLRDMKEEREQRREKEERHERGDRSKKEGPTHKVPPTAAAAVLEGQKLSGEGQKEGVAEPEEGAETGSVKSREPQTTAGSASASGQEEKAGKAPSNEKRPEPKLPSRKESGLPSRPYRRDDRDRERERERDRDRDRDRDRERDRDRERMPERESDWPVDANFKGRGRGEYYSRGRSYRGTYSGRGRGGRGRSRAEYPYREPRSRTDLLSGGGAAGFRCREESETRSESSDFEVLPKRRRKRGSDTDSESEGRESASDTGASDREPSTKPSRALPRRDPHEPRSAGKGSTGFGPAHVQDRSGPRGEEEGRPKPGFLPKGEPTRRGRGGVYNRRGGGRERPAPRSAPLRRAPPRESLSWPSKPMETFRLEEAEGSRPDDQFLDPRLPKYESKKLREGGAGARERQRRPRPARPPRQDKPPRFRRLKEREAAVVAGDATGVVATPSAPAPTAISPALSKAPGTPVTLPEGTVVSSTPIASPPASTGPAPPELPAQEAALPDTGASTMVAAGSKSPDLSNQNSSDQANEEWETASESSDFNERREREEKKDALEAAAIAASSPSSPPPQPTTGQSRPPGEGGAGPKRETIPTSKRSFSSQRPVDRQNRRGNSGAKAGRGYAGGKSERRGGSGTKGGRRGAVAQTTDATQGGPGQKGSKEPAAGRRKEEAKQALKKPKEKENALSQFDLNNYASVVIIDDHPEVTTLEDPQSSTNDDGFTEVVSRKQQKRLQDEERRKKEEQTVQNWSKKGSGEKGRGGAGSKLPPRFAKKQQQQQASSVSQQQQAAAPPHQPQTAPSHQPQTAPPQQPQPAISMSQHSLPTQAQSTTASQTLEGAVAPLPPQTIDFSTKTQAHNSLGTELWENKVAGSTVLPDVKKLGPISPPQPPTVSAWNKPLTSFTGAVTSEAVKAGTDGGVELGMDSIQFGAPQSAGSTDSDGVPALLEKPSDNKLPEPKEQRQKQPRAGPIKPQKLPDIAAPEPKEYKPGPIGKERSLKNRKAKDGRQADGEGLEKGPPSGNRDSRDSSSPPKDKVPELGGDIEGMITAPSAEYSNSSKESVTDYTTPSSSLADTVPTGGSKMEESLVANVALPHSLPLPRREALQQSSSLSTVSPATVDLTLKMESARKAWENSPSLGEKSSPVSSASPITSGGGAASVSFSSFSSASMSQIPVASVTPSTSLSGSSTYTTSSLSTRSTSASDPPNICKVKPQQLHTSTMSTSNFSQLGCVPSLLPQQQQSPQVFVSQSAAGSAAQIPAFYMDTSHLFSTPHPRLPPPSLAQQQGFQAGLSQPAAVQQIPIPIYAPLQGQAQHQAQLGPPVSQPQDLFSSSIQPYRSQQAFMQNSLSQPSPMMLSGTALHSYPGVQPPELAKPQSSLAFPQTSNTQHIPILFEPQLNQPSGMGGSQLIDTHILQRQGLGQHSNLYSGQVQQHTQNSYYSSTQSPSSALQQVTVPLPGSQLSLPSFGSAGAQPLLALPQSLPPTPPQTQPPNLNRQPPSNQAYRGLMGQNAHSMMQPPSKMCEMDLKLFGTAMDVKPGTPPVSARSTPPTSSPYRASSTSPSSQSSKMNSMLYPKQFQSASPSMRISQHFPAHFNPQMLSQPNMVSPLVRPPHANAFPGAVQRNPMGSSMSPNLSGPLMSHPRPQHPPRTAPGAPLAPRGTQAALKAEQDLKAKQRAEVLQSTHKFFSEQQQQKAPVTKATRMEGAGKAVDSIAPNHQGAPPDRTEADKPAGLAATKPIRTGPIKPQAIKPEEGK
- the prrc2c gene encoding protein PRRC2C isoform X2; translation: MSEKSGQSTKAKDGKTKYATLSLFNTYKGKSLETQKAAVTARHGLQSLGKVAASRRMPPPANLPSLKAENKGNDPNVSIVPKDGSGWASKQDQPGDERQQETPPPQPKPAAPQGADVPLGSSRSWASSKPPGPVDGAPRISSQFHQEFPSLQASGEAEKSGEQEDEPYGPGPSLRPQNVGSWREGGGRNLNVPPSPAEMDNKAPEEGGAGRGTPSPTADSEETGKPSAGDGREKKEVRPGPPAPAPQHKLNGGQQPVGGVPSQFHAQFRGMMPPYMFHAYPRMAFAPVQGNFRYPGQQDGSKGPRPGGRPAQPPPQAWMQDPDRPSIVSASELKELDNLDTDADEGWAGAQMEVDYTEKLNFSDDEENHTAKEKGENWEWMSKVDRMRARTTDTKEAWKEAGEERGEAKNTWADGRDPRAPSPGSMTQYKTGPAQDYQGQAVGRPVSVVVRVAKPPSVPPAAGEDEAEAWRQKRKKQSELSEAVERARRRREEEERRMEEQRLAACAEKLKRLNEKLRPAAETAPPPVPAHQAEEAEAVPNPPPAAEAPPTQAPPAPLPLPPVPAPSPHGRPEPSAEEESQFVPRQPSPPAHRTAPELQAPEVEVVVTQELPVERPSVRDYFTADECRVEEPQLSVPRLDHSVSEDTTHPQLDNEGDGGSTTRPSLTSGYSKQFQKSLPPRFLRQQEQLKQQQWQQQQGSGGSVSPSGSSVPPQHRSIYQPLGPHHQHLASMGFDPRWLMMQSYMDPRMMSGRPPMDMPPMHPGRMPPKQLVRREPTDNSSSGSDSFDHLTRPIREHGIPSEPRMVWGSDPYPQTEPSPSATPPKGREDCKEPRLDAGLELERGLSAVYPQEHGTLEPRSKSEFFRDSSEPLSAFPHVSEDASGVLQTDRAPVISSFEPEPATLSGGEEVEPLGQAVLKRTISQGSSHSLKLEEPRFEGVSIAQKTVELGDTTERQEDAPRKESFSQGPVISNHTTAPPAADNTHKADKLLQPPAGKQKGEPRWGSRGSGGRRDGPGAERPLRRSGPIKKPVLRDMKEEREQRREKEERHERGDRSKKEGPTHKVPPTAAAAVLEGQKLSGEGQKEGVAEPEEGAETGSVKSREPQTTAGSASASGQEEKAGKAPSNEKRPEPKLPSRKESGLPSRPYRRDDRDRERERERDRDRDRDRDRERDRDRERMPERESDWPVDANFKGRGRGEYYSRGRSYRGTYSGRGRGGRGRSRAEYPYREPRSRTDLLSGGGAAGFRCREESETRSESSDFEVLPKRRRKRGSDTDSESEGRESASDTGASDREPSTKPSRALPRRDPHEPRSAGKGSTGFGPAHVQDRSGPRGEEEGRPKPGFLPKGEPTRRGRGGVYNRRGGGRERPAPRSAPLRRAPPRESLSWPSKPMETFRLEEAEGSRPDDQFLDPRLPKYESKKLREGGAGARERQRRPRPARPPRQDKPPRFRRLKEREAAVVAGDATGVVATPSAPAPTAISPALSKAPGTPVTLPEGTVVSSTPIASPPASTGPAPPELPAQEAALPDTGASTMVAAGSKSPDLSNQNSSDQANEEWETASESSDFNERREREEKKDALEAAAIAASSPSSPPPQPTTGQSRPPGEGGAGPKRETIPTSKRSFSSQRPVDRQNRRGNSGAKAGRGYAGGKSERRGGSGTKGGRRGAVAQTTDATQGGPGQKGSKEPAAGRRKEEAKQALKKPKEKENALSQFDLNNYASVVIIDDHPEVTTLEDPQSSTNDDGFTEVVSRKQQKRLQDEERRKKEEQTVQNWSKKGSGEKGRGGAGSKLPPRFAKKQQQQQASSVSQQQQAAAPPHQPQTAPSHQPQTAPPQQPQPAISMSQHSLPTQAQSTTASQTLEGAVAPLPPQTIDFSTKTQAHNSLGTELWENKVAGSTVLPDVKKLGPISPPQPPTVSAWNKPLTSFTGAVTSEAVKAGTDGGVELGMDSIQFGAPQSAGSTDSDGVPALLEKPSDNKLPEPKEQRQKQPRAGPIKPQKLPDIAAPEPKEYKPGPIGKERSLKNRKAKDGRQADGEGLEKGPPSGNRDSRDSSSPPKDKVPELGGDIEGMITAPSAEYSNSSKESVTDYTTPSSSLADTVPTGGSKMEESLVANVALPHSLPLPRREALQQSSSLSTVSPATVDLTLKMESARKAWENSPSLGEKSSPVSSASPITSGGGAASVSFSSFSSASMSQIPVASVTPSTSLSGSSTYTTSSLSTRSTSASDPPNICKVKPQQLHTSTMSTSNFSQLGCVPSLLPQQQQSPQVFVSQSAAGSAAQIPAFYMDTSHLFSTPHPRLPPPSLAQQQGFQAGLSQPAAVQQIPIPIYAPLQGQAQHQAQLGPPVSQPQDLFSSSIQPYRSQQAFMQNSLSQPSPMMLSGTALHSYPGVQPPELAKPQSSLAFPQTSNTQHIPILFEPQLNQPSGMGGSQLIDTHILQRQGLGQHSNLYSGQVQQHTQNSYYSSTQSPSSALQQVTVPLPGSQLSLPSFGSAGAQPLLALPQSLPPTPPQTQPPNLNRQPPSNQAYRGLMGQNAHSMMQPPSKMCEMDLKLFGTAMDVKPGTPPVSARSTPPTSSPYRASSTSPSSQSSKMNSMLYPKQFQSASPSMRISQHFPAHFNPQMLSQPNMVSPLVRPPHANAFPGAVQRNPMGSSMSPNLSGPLMSHPRPQHPPRTAPGAPLAPRGTQAALKAEQDLKAKQRAEVLQSTHKFFSEQQQQKAPVTKATRMEGAGKAVDSIAPNHQGAPPDRTEADKPAGLAATKPIRTGPIKPQAIKPEEGK